Proteins found in one Gigantopelta aegis isolate Gae_Host chromosome 12, Gae_host_genome, whole genome shotgun sequence genomic segment:
- the LOC121385910 gene encoding BTB/POZ domain-containing protein 3-like — protein sequence MEHAHLYNAQGLYNDRDLMKKALAYISENAKAVLKSDSFCDLCHDCFVKVIEADQLKADEESVFEASIAWSEAECRRQGREVTPENRRSVIGDSVHLVRYSTINPKYFVQKVSLSSLLTEAEENKILRSFIIQNQDVSPFKSNYRLGTQKTKVAINRFDNISHVKQTCYIVKENTVSEKGHYVKQKCRCPCIFYEGITFGLNASAELQGFQLYSCLKSSDPSSVTYSVTASVCDASTDDVIPGSAIKKEISSSNVIYEVDFPSAIQLTRDRKYNLTVTITMPHQQFGYSDAIQRFQGAEGKSVVSHGSFTCSFYDYKKCKHLKGANHTTVQTGEIPGLKFVL from the coding sequence ATGGAACACGCACACTTGTACAATGCACAAGGTTTGTACAATGACCGAGACTTGATGAAGAAAGCTCTGGCATATATTTCGGAAAATGccaaagcagttttaaaatcTGACAGTTTCTGTGATCTCTGTCACGACTGTTTTGTGAAGGTTATAGAGGCAGATCAACTCAAAGCCGACGAGGAGTCTGTTTTTGAAGCTTCCATCGCCTGGAGCGAGGCAGAGTGCAGACGACAAGGAAGGGAGGTAACTCCAGAAAACAGACGCAGCGTTATTGGTGATAGTGTGCATCTGGTTCGGTATTCTACAATTAACCCgaaatattttgtgcagaaagTATCGCTGTCAAGTTTGCTGACGGAAGCTGAAGAAAACAAGATCCTCAGATCTTTCATCATTCAAAACCAAGATGTTTCACCATTTAAATCAAATTACAGACTCggtacacaaaaaacaaaagttgCAATTAACAGATTTGATAACATATCCCATGTAAAACAAACGTGTTACATTGTGAAAGAAAATACTGTTTCAGAAAAAGGACACTATGTGAAACAAAAGTGTCGGTGTCCCTGCATCTTTTACGAAGGAATAACGTTTGGTTTGAACGCCAGCGCAGAACTACAAGGGTTTCAGTTGTATAGCTGCTTGAAGTCTTCGGATCCTTCTTCTGTGACGTACTCCGTCACGGCCTCTGTATGTGATGCTTCAACGGATGACGTAATACCTGGTTCAGCAATAAAAAAGGAGATTTCGTCCAGTAATGTCATCTATGAAGTAGACTTCCCCAGTGCCATCCAGCTTACTCGCGACAGAAAGTACAATTTGACTGTGACAATTACAATGCCGCATCAACAATTCGGTTACAGCGATGCAATACAACGTTTCCAGGGTGCAGAAGGAAAATCAGTTGTAAGCCACGGATCGTTTACGTGTTCGTTCTATGACTATAAGAAATGCAAACATCTTAAAGGAGCAAATCATACTACTGTTCAAACTGGAGAGATACCGGGTTTAAAATTCGTGCTCTAA